The following are from one region of the Ignavibacteria bacterium genome:
- a CDS encoding cytochrome c biogenesis protein CcdA, with product MSTDNVNILTAFAFGLLSFISPCVLPIVPGYISFISGVSIDAMKSDAEKKNIRNQILLRTMMFILGFTMVFVALGASATVVGKFLLRELNVISKIAGVVIVIFGLNMMGIFKIGFLNYEKRFHSEAKPLSIFGALVVGLAFAFGWTPCIGPILAAILAIASQQETVGQGIILLTSYSLGLGIPFLVTGMSITVFYNFFNKLKKHMHTIEIIGGVLLVIVGVLIFTNSLTILSGYLSKWFPFLNEIG from the coding sequence ATGTCCACAGATAATGTCAATATTCTCACAGCATTTGCTTTTGGTTTGCTTTCCTTTATTTCTCCGTGTGTATTGCCGATTGTTCCCGGCTATATTTCGTTCATCTCCGGCGTTTCGATAGATGCGATGAAAAGCGATGCGGAGAAAAAAAATATTCGAAATCAAATTTTGCTACGCACGATGATGTTCATTCTTGGATTTACGATGGTGTTTGTTGCACTCGGAGCATCCGCAACCGTGGTAGGAAAATTTCTTTTACGGGAACTGAACGTTATCAGCAAGATAGCAGGAGTCGTTATCGTAATTTTCGGGTTGAATATGATGGGTATTTTTAAAATCGGATTTTTGAATTACGAAAAACGATTTCATTCGGAAGCAAAACCGTTAAGTATTTTTGGCGCACTTGTCGTTGGACTTGCGTTCGCATTCGGATGGACCCCGTGTATTGGACCGATACTCGCAGCGATTCTCGCAATTGCAAGTCAGCAGGAAACAGTAGGACAAGGAATAATTTTATTGACAAGTTACTCGCTTGGTTTAGGAATTCCGTTTCTTGTTACCGGAATGAGTATTACAGTGTTTTACAATTTTTTCAACAAATTGAAAAAGCATATGCATACCATTGAAATAATTGGTGGTGTTTTGTTAGTAATTGTAGGCGTGTTGATTTTTACAAATTCACTCACTATTCTATCAGGTTATTTGTCAAAGTGGTTTCCGTTTCTCAATGAAATTGGATAA
- a CDS encoding 4Fe-4S dicluster domain-containing protein, whose amino-acid sequence MNSTSSKAKKTSGNVVITAERCKGCGFCVEFCPTEALKLSSQYNTKGYHPPTLVFKDKCNGCDMCGIMCPDFAIYGYRLMLK is encoded by the coding sequence ATGAATTCAACTTCTTCCAAAGCAAAGAAAACAAGCGGTAATGTTGTTATTACTGCCGAGCGATGCAAAGGGTGCGGCTTTTGCGTCGAGTTTTGTCCAACAGAGGCGCTGAAACTTTCAAGTCAATATAATACTAAAGGATATCATCCGCCGACTCTTGTGTTCAAAGATAAATGCAACGGCTGCGATATGTGCGGAATAATGTGTCCCGATTTTGCAATTTACGGTTATCGTTTAATGCTGAAATAA
- a CDS encoding 2-oxoacid:acceptor oxidoreductase subunit alpha, protein MNHDSSAVLTGAHFIDGDHACSEGAIAAGCRFVAGYPITPSTEVVERIAERFPKIGGLFIQMEDEIASSIAIQGAVWAGKKAMTVTSGPGFSLMMEHIGYAAMTETPCVFVDVQRAGPSTGLPTQPAQGDMMQARWGSHGDYEIIALSPNSPQECFDLTIKAFNLSEQYRVPVMFMMDECVGHMIEKVVIPLAKEIEVYPRKYYEGHPENFLLFKPDEHFIPPMVKAGDGYRIHVTGLTHDEKGYPSMTVASQEKLVHRLVNKIRTNADNIVDFKEDNVENADVVVVTYGITSRTAIPAIERARNEGMNVGHLRLIVVWPFPEKKIRELAPKIQSFVVPELNYGQVVLEVERNAAGKANVELVPHAGGTVHNPTDIYNAIVKSLKAK, encoded by the coding sequence ATGAACCACGATTCAAGTGCAGTTTTAACGGGCGCGCATTTTATTGACGGCGACCATGCGTGTAGTGAAGGAGCAATTGCTGCTGGATGCAGATTTGTAGCAGGATATCCGATTACCCCTTCAACAGAAGTTGTTGAGCGGATTGCAGAACGGTTTCCCAAAATTGGCGGATTGTTTATTCAAATGGAAGACGAAATCGCGTCTTCGATTGCAATACAAGGAGCAGTTTGGGCAGGGAAAAAAGCGATGACGGTTACTTCCGGTCCCGGTTTTTCGTTGATGATGGAACATATCGGATATGCCGCGATGACAGAAACACCGTGCGTATTTGTTGATGTTCAGCGAGCAGGTCCATCAACAGGATTGCCGACGCAACCTGCGCAAGGAGATATGATGCAGGCGCGATGGGGTTCACACGGAGATTATGAAATTATTGCACTTTCTCCAAACTCGCCGCAGGAATGTTTTGATTTGACTATCAAAGCATTCAATCTTTCCGAACAATACCGCGTTCCGGTGATGTTTATGATGGATGAATGTGTTGGACATATGATTGAAAAAGTTGTCATTCCTTTGGCAAAAGAAATAGAAGTTTATCCACGAAAATATTATGAGGGACATCCGGAAAATTTTCTTCTCTTCAAACCGGATGAACATTTTATTCCTCCGATGGTAAAAGCGGGAGATGGATACCGAATTCACGTTACGGGATTAACGCACGATGAAAAAGGGTATCCGAGTATGACGGTTGCATCACAAGAAAAATTAGTTCATCGTTTGGTAAATAAAATACGTACGAATGCAGATAATATCGTTGATTTCAAGGAAGATAACGTTGAAAACGCCGATGTTGTAGTTGTAACCTATGGAATAACTTCGCGCACAGCCATTCCTGCAATTGAACGCGCACGAAACGAAGGAATGAACGTAGGACATCTTCGCTTAATTGTTGTGTGGCCATTTCCTGAAAAGAAAATTCGTGAACTTGCACCGAAAATACAATCATTCGTTGTACCCGAATTAAATTACGGACAAGTCGTTTTGGAAGTTGAAAGAAATGCGGCTGGGAAAGCAAATGTTGAACTCGTTCCTCATGCAGGCGGAACAGTTCATAATCCAACAGATATTTATAATGCAATAGTAAAAAGTTTGAAAGCAAAATAA
- a CDS encoding 2-oxoacid:ferredoxin oxidoreductase subunit beta yields MLYEIEEAIPHNSVEDYLRMDRIPHIWCPGCGIGTTVNCFVRALETSNLNLDKVSVVSGIGCTGRVAGYMNLDSFHATHGRAIPFATGLKLANPELKVIVYSGDGDLTAIGGNHFIHAARRNVDMTVILVNNFIYGMTGGQVAPTTPMTATATTTPFGNFENSFNLPYLAESCGAVYVARWTSYHVRHLTKAMKEAIAKKGFSFIEVLSPCPTLYSRRNKLGDGLDQMVYYEKNSEIKHGADTRTVALEFQGKIICGKFIDKERPTYLELMNAHYKKVFGDSFQEYNG; encoded by the coding sequence ATGTTGTACGAAATAGAAGAAGCGATTCCGCATAATTCCGTCGAAGATTATTTGCGAATGGACCGTATTCCGCATATTTGGTGTCCTGGTTGCGGTATCGGAACAACGGTCAATTGTTTTGTGCGCGCATTGGAAACAAGTAATCTGAATCTTGATAAAGTTTCTGTCGTTTCCGGAATTGGTTGCACGGGACGCGTAGCGGGGTATATGAATCTCGATTCGTTTCACGCAACACACGGACGAGCGATTCCGTTTGCTACGGGATTAAAGTTAGCAAATCCGGAATTGAAAGTCATTGTGTACAGCGGCGATGGAGATTTAACAGCAATCGGAGGGAATCATTTTATTCACGCGGCGCGAAGAAATGTTGATATGACGGTGATTTTAGTGAACAATTTCATTTATGGAATGACCGGAGGACAAGTTGCACCAACAACACCGATGACTGCAACGGCAACAACAACGCCATTCGGAAATTTTGAAAACTCGTTCAATCTTCCGTATTTAGCAGAATCGTGCGGCGCAGTGTATGTTGCGCGATGGACATCGTATCACGTTCGCCATCTTACGAAAGCAATGAAGGAAGCAATTGCGAAAAAAGGATTTTCATTTATTGAAGTGCTGTCGCCGTGTCCAACATTATACAGTCGCCGCAACAAACTTGGCGATGGATTAGACCAAATGGTATATTACGAAAAGAACAGTGAAATAAAACACGGCGCAGATACAAGAACAGTTGCATTGGAATTTCAGGGAAAAATTATTTGCGGAAAATTTATTGATAAAGAACGACCAACATATCTCGAATTGATGAATGCGCATTACAAAAAAGTGTTCGGCGATTCGTTTCAGGAATATAATGGTTAA
- a CDS encoding pyruvate ferredoxin oxidoreductase, protein MSRTEIKIGGFGGQGVILSGYIIGRAATIFDSKSATMIQAFGPEARGSACSAELIVDSNPIAYPYITSPRVMIIMSQEAYTKFTPSLANGGVLITEEELVKPHNLRKDITHYSIPATRIAEQLGKKMVVNIVMMGFMTALTKFVDAEAMKNAVKISVPNGTDKLNLLAFEKGYEYGINGNFSST, encoded by the coding sequence ATGTCACGAACAGAAATAAAAATCGGCGGCTTTGGCGGACAAGGAGTAATATTAAGCGGTTATATCATCGGACGCGCAGCAACTATTTTCGATAGTAAATCAGCGACAATGATTCAGGCATTTGGTCCCGAAGCACGAGGAAGCGCATGCAGCGCAGAACTCATTGTTGATTCCAATCCGATCGCATATCCTTATATTACTTCACCGCGCGTGATGATTATTATGTCGCAGGAAGCATACACAAAATTCACACCTTCTCTTGCTAATGGTGGAGTACTTATTACCGAAGAAGAATTGGTAAAACCGCACAACTTGCGAAAAGATATTACTCACTATTCTATTCCGGCAACACGCATTGCTGAACAATTAGGAAAGAAAATGGTCGTGAATATAGTTATGATGGGATTTATGACTGCGCTTACGAAATTTGTTGATGCAGAAGCGATGAAAAATGCAGTAAAAATATCAGTGCCGAATGGGACGGATAAACTCAATCTTTTAGCATTTGAAAAGGGATACGAATATGGAATAAATGGTAACTTTTCTTCAACGTAA